From the Methylomonas sp. MK1 genome, one window contains:
- a CDS encoding FecR family protein, translating to MSTEPMPDDAERLLEQACAWLSQLHSGEISQSARQELNAWRAADSTHEQAWQRAEKLWAGLGQLRGRRVIPGAQPLPGEGGWQAHDEGVRVSRPVAKLDSRLRGNDGLRSLKGRVNTRTRSRRSLTLAVACCALLAVTLTALYPPAFWRADYLTGKGEQRTVTLADGSRVMLNTTTALAIHFDDNVRRVELLTGEAFFEVAKNAQRPFVVSSAGSEVRAIGTAFSVQRQSAQTQIELVEGIVEIQDAQQHRERLTAGQSALISGHAIALHTSKQPENMALWRDGYLQFDGLPLHQAVAQINQYRPGRVVLLNPALADKRISGLFRLEALDQAIASLQAAVPELQIINVTPYLVVLR from the coding sequence ATGTCCACCGAACCAATGCCGGACGATGCCGAGCGTTTGCTGGAGCAGGCTTGCGCATGGTTAAGCCAATTGCATTCCGGTGAGATTTCTCAGTCTGCGCGGCAAGAACTGAATGCCTGGCGGGCCGCCGACAGCACGCACGAACAAGCGTGGCAACGCGCCGAAAAACTGTGGGCGGGCTTGGGACAACTGCGTGGCCGCCGCGTCATTCCCGGTGCGCAACCCTTACCGGGGGAGGGTGGTTGGCAAGCGCACGATGAGGGTGTACGGGTAAGCCGCCCGGTTGCCAAATTGGATTCCCGCCTGCGCGGGAATGACGGCCTTAGGAGTCTTAAAGGCCGCGTCAATACCAGAACCCGCAGCCGCCGTTCTCTCACTTTGGCGGTAGCTTGCTGTGCATTGCTGGCGGTGACGCTGACCGCGCTGTATCCACCGGCATTCTGGCGGGCCGATTATCTTACCGGCAAGGGCGAGCAACGCACCGTAACCTTGGCCGACGGATCGCGAGTAATGCTCAACACCACTACGGCGCTGGCGATTCATTTCGACGATAACGTGCGCCGGGTGGAGCTGTTGACGGGCGAAGCCTTTTTCGAAGTGGCTAAAAATGCGCAACGGCCGTTTGTGGTCAGCAGCGCCGGCAGCGAAGTCCGGGCAATTGGCACCGCTTTCAGCGTCCAGCGCCAGTCGGCGCAAACCCAGATCGAACTGGTTGAAGGCATAGTCGAAATCCAGGATGCCCAACAGCACCGCGAACGCCTGACCGCCGGACAATCGGCGTTGATAAGCGGCCACGCTATCGCCTTACACACCTCAAAACAGCCCGAGAATATGGCGTTGTGGCGCGACGGCTATCTGCAATTTGATGGTTTGCCGCTGCACCAAGCCGTCGCCCAAATCAATCAATACCGGCCCGGACGAGTGGTGTTGCTGAATCCGGCCCTGGCTGACAAACGGATTAGCGGGCTGTTTCGGCTGGAAGCGTTGGATCAAGCCATCGCCAGTTTACAAGCCGCCGTACCGGAGCTGCAGATTATCAACGTCACGCCGTATTTGGTCGTGCTGCGTTAG
- a CDS encoding DUF5615 family PIN-like protein has product MIYWIDAQLPPQLADWLSWTFNVEAIALRDLNLRDAEDEMIFRHAQQPNIVLISKDSDFVELVLRFGIPPQLLWVTCGNVTNQRLQQLFSLVFPQAQSLLASGESIIEITDRK; this is encoded by the coding sequence GTGATTTATTGGATTGACGCACAGTTGCCACCGCAATTAGCGGATTGGCTGAGCTGGACTTTTAATGTTGAAGCTATTGCCTTGCGTGACTTGAATCTGCGCGACGCCGAGGATGAAATGATTTTTCGACATGCGCAACAACCCAATATTGTGCTGATTAGCAAAGACAGTGATTTTGTGGAACTGGTTTTGCGTTTTGGGATTCCTCCACAACTGCTTTGGGTCACTTGCGGTAACGTCACCAACCAACGCTTACAGCAACTTTTTTCCCTGGTATTTCCGCAAGCACAAAGCTTATTGGCCTCAGGCGAGTCCATTATAGAAATTACTGATCGGAAATAA
- a CDS encoding TonB-dependent siderophore receptor, with protein MFNAKYCKPFSAGKGRPHAAKAALLAALISQTALGDAAGKHHFDIPAQSLNQALLMFGRQSQQQLMYGTDIADNLRSRNLQGDYTADEAIRILLGDAPLQAVTTGDGAVTLQPRAAELHNNLGPQTMPAVQVVGKAVYDSTDPYNPDYRLPNASTATKTDTPIMETPFSVQVVPQQVLEDQQVVRLDQAVRNVAGVNTSSLNQGNTDGFIIRGFQNNITYRDGMLLPTFLGGGTTKREMANLERVEVLKGPGSILFGRSEPGGIINMVTKQPLATPYYSLQQQFGSYDFYRTTIDATSPLTKDDTLLYRLNMSYETAGSFRDFVDSERVFIAPILKWNISQRTQATFELEYQHFDGTNDPGIPNIGARPANVPINTVLLEPAFTKTKGDRVLAGFNWSHEFNDNWKISHRFNYENFDYSSASLFFSAAAQNGDITRRLNIFPVNVSDRYFNTLNLAGKFSTFGANHKALFGFDSYVINERSQGNCCQAAPAFNIFDPVYLTGLPALNPSNNTSNNYTQNWYGLYIQDQIELPYDFHILAGVRYDNADSTDNMIGKVTSDENYLSPRGGVLWRPIPWLSVYGSYTENFGPSSTVFRTDGLTLPPQTAQQWEAGIKTEFFDGRLSSTISYFDLTKQNIRVAGTQAPLFLPRAAGEAESRGVEFELSGELLPGWNMIAAYAYTPFAKITKDNDSNGGSANTGKRLFLAPEHSGSLWNTYELQTGSLQGLKFGAGVSGVDQRQGDPSNTYQLPGYMTVGLMASYQMKVGKSKFTTQLNVDNLLDKDYYAGTNSGNFIAIGAPRSFMGSIRLEY; from the coding sequence ATGTTCAACGCAAAGTATTGCAAACCTTTCTCAGCCGGCAAGGGCCGACCCCATGCCGCCAAAGCTGCCTTGCTCGCGGCGTTGATCTCGCAAACCGCCCTCGGCGATGCCGCCGGCAAACACCATTTTGACATCCCCGCCCAATCGCTGAACCAAGCCTTACTGATGTTCGGCAGGCAAAGCCAGCAACAACTGATGTACGGCACCGACATCGCCGACAACCTGCGCAGCCGTAACTTGCAAGGCGACTATACCGCTGACGAAGCGATCAGGATTTTATTGGGGGATGCGCCGTTGCAAGCGGTGACGACCGGCGACGGGGCCGTCACCTTACAGCCGCGAGCGGCGGAACTGCACAACAATCTGGGGCCGCAGACCATGCCGGCGGTGCAGGTGGTGGGCAAGGCGGTTTATGATTCGACTGATCCCTATAATCCGGATTACCGTTTGCCCAATGCATCTACAGCGACTAAGACGGATACGCCGATTATGGAGACGCCATTTTCGGTACAAGTGGTGCCGCAACAGGTTCTGGAAGATCAGCAGGTAGTGCGTTTGGATCAAGCAGTACGCAACGTCGCCGGTGTTAATACCAGTTCATTAAATCAAGGAAATACCGATGGATTCATCATTCGCGGATTCCAAAACAACATCACCTATCGAGACGGTATGTTGTTGCCGACTTTTTTGGGCGGCGGGACAACCAAGCGCGAGATGGCCAACCTTGAGCGAGTAGAGGTGTTGAAAGGTCCGGGATCGATTTTGTTCGGCCGGTCGGAACCGGGTGGGATTATTAATATGGTGACCAAGCAACCTCTGGCTACACCGTATTATTCGCTACAGCAACAATTCGGCTCTTACGATTTCTATCGAACTACGATTGATGCAACTTCACCTTTAACCAAAGACGACACACTGCTATATCGCTTAAATATGTCTTACGAGACTGCCGGATCATTTCGCGATTTCGTGGATAGTGAGAGAGTGTTTATTGCCCCGATTTTGAAATGGAATATCAGTCAACGTACGCAAGCGACGTTCGAGTTGGAGTACCAGCACTTCGATGGGACCAACGATCCCGGTATTCCAAACATTGGGGCTAGACCCGCTAATGTTCCAATAAATACCGTGCTACTAGAGCCTGCATTTACTAAAACTAAAGGCGATAGAGTTCTGGCAGGATTTAATTGGTCGCATGAGTTTAACGATAATTGGAAAATAAGTCATAGATTTAACTACGAGAATTTCGACTACAGTAGTGCATCATTATTTTTTAGCGCAGCCGCTCAAAATGGTGACATTACACGGCGGCTAAATATATTTCCGGTGAATGTGTCCGATCGATATTTTAATACACTCAATCTAGCTGGAAAATTCTCCACATTTGGAGCGAACCATAAGGCGTTGTTTGGCTTTGATAGCTACGTGATTAATGAAAGAAGCCAAGGAAATTGTTGTCAAGCGGCACCAGCCTTTAATATATTTGATCCAGTCTATCTAACAGGCTTACCGGCACTTAACCCAAGTAACAACACTTCTAATAATTACACGCAAAACTGGTACGGGTTGTATATCCAAGACCAAATTGAACTTCCTTATGATTTTCACATATTGGCAGGGGTAAGGTACGATAACGCTGACAGTACCGATAATATGATCGGAAAAGTAACATCCGACGAAAATTATTTGAGTCCAAGGGGAGGTGTGCTTTGGCGACCAATTCCTTGGCTGTCCGTCTACGGTAGTTACACCGAAAACTTTGGCCCCTCCAGCACAGTATTTAGAACCGATGGTTTAACTCTGCCCCCGCAAACCGCGCAGCAGTGGGAGGCCGGAATCAAAACCGAATTTTTTGACGGGCGTTTAAGTAGCACGATTTCTTATTTTGATCTAACGAAACAAAATATCCGTGTTGCCGGCACCCAAGCTCCGTTGTTTCTACCAAGGGCTGCCGGCGAAGCGGAGAGCCGCGGTGTCGAGTTCGAGTTATCCGGCGAATTATTGCCCGGTTGGAATATGATAGCCGCTTATGCTTACACGCCTTTCGCGAAAATCACCAAAGACAATGACAGTAACGGCGGCTCGGCTAATACCGGAAAGCGGCTGTTTCTTGCCCCAGAACACTCCGGTAGCCTATGGAATACCTACGAGTTGCAAACAGGTTCTTTACAGGGTTTAAAGTTTGGCGCTGGGGTGTCAGGTGTGGATCAGCGCCAAGGCGATCCTTCGAATACATATCAATTACCTGGATATATGACAGTAGGTTTAATGGCAAGTTACCAAATGAAAGTCGGAAAATCAAAATTCACGACACAACTCAATGTGGATAACTTGTTGGACAAGGACTATTACGCCGGCACTAATAGCGGAAACTTTATCGCAATCGGCGCACCGAGAAGTTTTATGGGGTCGATTCGTCTCGAATATTAA
- a CDS encoding PAS domain S-box protein, with protein sequence MQALFSPAVALMNRLSFSKKFVVIGFLSLLAVVVVFYSLYQSLNRVILDSERELQGLLQIKHITQTMQFVQQHRGITVAVLGGIESLRDKRVISETKVATALSALGQALVADSLTAAAYADIKNDWEQLRQNAANLSIQESYRLHSRLVEKLLDLEELIGEESLLFTDSNLDSYHLIMLVTEQMPKALEGVAQLRAYGIGVLTKKQINDQEKIEIYLIKDRIESGIRVIEETTHDFKRYKPELHPILANTRENIVNAASLITQHVIADIVQEKFSINPEYFYSTVTIALDAAYSEIYDSFIPAAEQLIEARIGAAKTTLALSIGIPGVIFMLIIYFAIGAHLAVSQYVERLAKTAKAFSGGDFQQRMPLTMRDEIGQVAESFNEMADGFAALLTARREDEIRIRSIVDTALDALVQMDADGFINGWNRQAEQIFGWPAADVLGRLLHDVIIPERYRQAHQQGMRCYLDTGRGTVLNQRIEVVALHRDGHEFPIELAITPNNMGKAIEFSAFIRDISAQKQAIHTLQASEQRHRALFESSRDALMTLSASRGFISVNPAALSLFACRDEQEFLAQTPASLSPEYQPDGRSSNELASEKLKLAIANGSVIFEWLHKRLNGETFYAEVQLSRVEIDGEIVVQATVRDISENKRAKAALVTSEARTRAVLRTMSDAVVLIDSKGIMLLVNDAIGDLFGYEEDELLGQNVKMLMPEPYYSEHDGYLSRHLDNTKERVIIGRRIEVEGKRKDGLLVPIELSVNELMDDFGSTYIGVMRDISHRKAVEQAHEAARLEAEHLVHMKSEFLANMSHEIRTPLNAIIGLAKMSLRDNSGQKMQENSARIYDAGMHLLSVVNDILDFSKIEAGKMTLDEHPFRLDALIQDAISLVDMRAKEKQLDLIVHRPQDLPEWVNGDPLRLRQILVNLLSNAVKFTDQGYVSLEIYRQNDMTDISVTDSGIGMTAEQIGRLFTAFEQADNSTTRKFGGSGLGLAISRDLANLMGGDIVVKSTLGAGSKFTLSVPLPATDAGVEHSADYHQDAGGRLRGFRILAAEDVALNRLVLEDLLSHEGAQVTFAENGQQALDRLEEVGYSGFDAVLMDIQMPVMDGYQAARRILEIAPDLPIIGLTAHAMPEERQRCLEMGMRDRVTKPIDANALVGALRQHLSIIKVPGEASGKGELAEVIDSPETANEAMETVATESLIDWEALQQRFDGRQAFIDKLIDNALDGAQQANVEKLRLAAQQRDYAAIKFVAHNLKGFAGIFEIQQIQRLAQQAEVAAKDQADDAILLAEGLANTLETILAELQSKRAVAS encoded by the coding sequence ATGCAAGCTTTGTTTTCGCCCGCCGTGGCGCTGATGAATCGATTGAGTTTCAGCAAGAAGTTTGTGGTGATAGGTTTTCTGTCGCTGCTGGCCGTCGTCGTGGTGTTCTACAGTCTTTATCAAAGCTTGAATCGGGTGATTCTGGATTCCGAGCGCGAGCTGCAAGGACTGTTACAAATCAAGCATATTACGCAGACCATGCAATTTGTGCAGCAGCATAGGGGCATTACCGTAGCGGTGCTCGGCGGCATAGAGAGTTTGCGCGATAAACGTGTCATATCGGAAACCAAAGTCGCTACGGCCTTATCGGCTTTGGGGCAAGCGCTGGTGGCGGATTCGTTGACCGCTGCTGCATACGCGGATATAAAAAACGATTGGGAACAACTCCGGCAAAACGCTGCCAATCTAAGCATTCAAGAAAGCTACCGCTTACACAGCCGTTTGGTAGAGAAGTTATTGGATTTAGAGGAACTGATTGGCGAGGAATCCTTATTGTTCACCGACTCCAATCTGGATTCCTACCATCTGATCATGCTGGTAACCGAACAAATGCCAAAGGCTTTGGAAGGGGTTGCGCAGTTGCGCGCTTATGGCATTGGGGTACTGACCAAAAAGCAGATTAACGATCAGGAAAAAATCGAAATTTACCTGATTAAGGACAGAATCGAATCCGGCATCAGGGTCATTGAAGAAACGACTCATGACTTTAAACGCTATAAACCGGAACTGCACCCGATACTAGCCAACACCAGGGAAAATATTGTCAATGCAGCCAGTCTGATTACTCAGCATGTAATTGCCGATATTGTTCAGGAAAAATTCTCCATCAATCCGGAATACTTTTATTCGACCGTTACGATAGCGCTGGATGCCGCTTATTCCGAAATTTACGACAGCTTTATTCCGGCAGCCGAACAACTGATCGAGGCCAGAATTGGTGCGGCGAAAACGACGCTAGCGCTGAGCATAGGCATCCCCGGTGTTATATTTATGCTGATAATTTATTTTGCGATTGGCGCCCATCTTGCGGTTAGCCAATACGTAGAGAGGCTGGCGAAAACCGCAAAAGCGTTTTCCGGCGGCGATTTTCAGCAAAGAATGCCGTTAACCATGCGTGATGAAATCGGACAGGTTGCGGAGAGTTTTAACGAAATGGCCGATGGCTTTGCTGCGCTACTTACCGCGAGGCGCGAGGACGAGATCCGCATCCGTAGTATTGTCGATACTGCTTTGGATGCCTTGGTGCAGATGGATGCCGATGGTTTTATCAACGGCTGGAATCGCCAGGCCGAACAGATATTCGGTTGGCCGGCCGCCGACGTCTTGGGCCGCCTGTTGCACGACGTGATCATTCCGGAGCGCTATCGGCAAGCCCATCAGCAAGGTATGCGGTGCTATTTGGACACGGGGCGAGGAACGGTCTTGAATCAGCGAATTGAAGTGGTGGCGCTGCACCGCGACGGGCATGAGTTTCCGATTGAATTGGCTATCACGCCCAATAACATGGGAAAGGCCATCGAATTCAGTGCTTTTATCAGAGACATATCCGCGCAAAAACAGGCGATACACACTTTGCAAGCCAGCGAACAGCGCCATCGGGCGCTGTTCGAATCTTCGCGGGATGCACTCATGACCCTCAGTGCCAGCCGTGGCTTCATCTCGGTTAACCCGGCGGCACTCAGTCTGTTTGCTTGCCGGGATGAACAAGAGTTTTTAGCGCAAACTCCGGCTTCATTGTCGCCGGAATACCAGCCTGATGGCCGATCATCCAACGAGTTGGCGAGTGAAAAGCTTAAGCTGGCTATCGCCAATGGCTCGGTTATCTTCGAATGGCTGCACAAACGGTTAAACGGCGAAACTTTTTACGCCGAAGTGCAACTCAGCAGGGTGGAGATCGACGGTGAAATTGTAGTGCAGGCCACGGTGCGCGATATTAGCGAAAACAAACGTGCCAAGGCGGCATTAGTCACCAGCGAAGCCAGAACCAGAGCGGTGCTGCGGACGATGTCCGATGCCGTTGTGTTGATTGATAGCAAAGGCATCATGCTGCTGGTTAACGATGCCATCGGCGATTTGTTCGGCTACGAGGAAGACGAATTATTGGGGCAGAATGTGAAGATGTTGATGCCGGAGCCTTACTATTCCGAGCATGACGGCTATTTGAGCCGGCATCTGGACAACACCAAGGAACGCGTGATTATAGGCCGGCGGATCGAGGTGGAAGGCAAACGTAAAGATGGGTTGCTGGTGCCGATAGAGTTGAGCGTCAACGAATTGATGGACGACTTTGGTAGTACATACATCGGCGTGATGCGCGACATCAGCCATCGCAAGGCGGTAGAGCAGGCGCACGAAGCCGCGCGTTTGGAGGCAGAACATCTGGTGCATATGAAAAGCGAGTTTCTGGCCAATATGAGTCATGAAATTCGTACACCGTTAAATGCGATTATCGGCTTGGCCAAAATGAGCCTGCGCGATAATTCCGGGCAAAAAATGCAGGAAAACAGCGCTCGTATTTACGATGCCGGCATGCATTTGCTCAGTGTGGTCAACGACATTTTGGATTTCTCCAAAATTGAGGCCGGCAAGATGACCTTAGACGAGCATCCGTTTCGCCTGGATGCGTTGATTCAAGATGCCATCAGCCTGGTGGATATGCGTGCCAAGGAAAAGCAACTCGATTTAATAGTGCATCGTCCCCAAGACTTGCCGGAATGGGTGAACGGCGACCCGTTGCGACTGAGGCAGATTTTGGTGAATTTGTTGTCAAATGCCGTGAAGTTTACCGATCAAGGCTATGTCAGCCTGGAAATTTATCGGCAGAATGATATGACGGACATCAGCGTGACGGACAGCGGTATCGGCATGACCGCCGAGCAGATTGGTCGTCTATTTACCGCTTTCGAGCAAGCGGATAACTCTACCACCCGTAAATTTGGCGGCAGCGGTTTAGGGTTGGCGATCAGTAGAGATCTTGCCAACTTGATGGGAGGCGATATTGTCGTCAAAAGTACGCTGGGGGCGGGCAGCAAATTCACTTTGAGTGTGCCGCTGCCGGCGACGGACGCCGGTGTCGAACATTCGGCCGATTATCATCAGGACGCCGGCGGACGCTTGCGCGGTTTTAGAATATTGGCTGCGGAAGACGTGGCTTTAAATCGATTGGTGTTGGAGGATTTGCTGAGCCACGAAGGTGCGCAGGTGACTTTTGCGGAAAACGGTCAACAGGCGCTGGATCGCTTGGAAGAAGTCGGCTACTCCGGTTTCGACGCGGTGCTGATGGATATTCAGATGCCGGTGATGGACGGTTATCAAGCGGCGCGGCGTATTCTGGAAATCGCGCCGGATTTACCTATCATCGGTTTGACCGCTCACGCCATGCCCGAAGAGCGGCAGCGCTGCCTGGAAATGGGAATGCGGGATCGCGTTACCAAACCGATTGATGCCAACGCTCTGGTGGGCGCATTGCGGCAGCATTTGTCGATCATCAAAGTACCTGGTGAAGCCAGTGGAAAGGGCGAGCTCGCCGAGGTAATCGACAGTCCGGAAACGGCAAATGAGGCTATGGAGACAGTAGCGACCGAAAGCCTGATCGATTGGGAGGCCTTACAGCAGCGTTTTGACGGTCGTCAGGCCTTTATAGACAAGTTGATAGACAACGCGCTGGATGGCGCTCAGCAGGCTAACGTCGAAAAACTAAGACTGGCCGCTCAGCAACGCGACTATGCCGCCATTAAATTTGTCGCGCATAACTTGAAAGGCTTTGCCGGCATTTTCGAGATTCAGCAAATACAGCGTTTGGCGCAGCAAGCCGAAGTGGCCGCTAAGGATCAAGCCGATGACGCGATTTTACTGGCGGAGGGTTTGGCCAACACGCTGGAAACTATTCTGGCGGAGTTACAGAGTAAACGGGCTGTCGCTAGTTAG
- a CDS encoding RNA polymerase sigma factor produces MSFPAHQSLQELYVSCHGELETVLYSRLRCRETAADICQEAFVRLCRSEDLSGVGNLKAYLFRTAQNLVIDYYRSQTARSAAIVEWPDDTPPEVEDLRCAETVALGEQDLDRLIEGMASLSPLCQRIFYLNRFEGLKQREIAETLNISLRTVEENIKKALVHCAKTLDESK; encoded by the coding sequence ATGTCTTTCCCAGCCCATCAATCCCTTCAAGAGCTATACGTCAGTTGCCACGGCGAGTTGGAGACTGTGCTGTATTCGCGTCTACGCTGCCGGGAAACCGCCGCCGACATTTGCCAAGAAGCCTTCGTGCGCTTATGCCGCAGCGAGGACTTGAGCGGTGTCGGCAATCTGAAAGCCTATCTGTTCCGTACCGCGCAAAACCTGGTGATCGATTATTATCGCAGCCAGACCGCGCGCAGTGCCGCGATTGTAGAATGGCCGGACGATACGCCGCCGGAAGTCGAAGACCTGCGCTGCGCGGAAACCGTGGCGCTGGGTGAACAGGATTTGGACCGACTGATCGAGGGCATGGCCAGCTTGTCCCCCTTGTGTCAGCGCATTTTTTACCTCAACCGCTTCGAAGGCTTGAAGCAGCGGGAAATCGCCGAAACGCTGAACATCTCCCTCCGTACCGTGGAAGAAAACATCAAAAAAGCCTTAGTGCATTGTGCTAAAACCCTGGATGAATCCAAATAG
- a CDS encoding PepSY-associated TM helix domain-containing protein, whose amino-acid sequence MLRLERKCRRKFWLLLHRYLGLFAGAIFVIIGLTGSLLAFEHPLDEWLNANVMTVSRPEIPVRASLDAIVSAGLRAMPFGAKAINLDYPRHEGLAFALWFEQTSPGRDYPERHQIFIDPYRAQVTGQRLLIDFHRIWRDPLLDFVLRLHYSLGLGESGMTLIGWIGIAVLLSVLAGLIVWWPQTGKFRSALTFKRKASRERLVYDLHKVCGVYGCIVLLVIVATGIYLEFPSYGRGLIGQFSPVASPWPEYGSRPPSNLDKQKTIPLSELEQIVDAHCPAGEFRYIVFPNDASGSFEVAKRAPDEPNRLQAQRRIWIDQYSGEVLALRDRSSQSSGDVFVEWLYPLHTGEAFGLTGQLIILLIGFVPLLLYVTGVIRWLQKRRVKRLEGG is encoded by the coding sequence ATGTTGAGACTGGAAAGAAAATGCCGTCGAAAGTTCTGGTTGTTGCTGCATCGTTACTTGGGTTTATTTGCCGGGGCCATATTCGTGATTATCGGTTTAACCGGCAGCCTTTTGGCATTTGAACATCCGCTGGACGAATGGCTGAATGCAAATGTGATGACGGTAAGCAGGCCTGAAATCCCCGTTCGAGCATCTTTGGATGCCATCGTCTCAGCGGGCCTTAGAGCCATGCCATTTGGCGCCAAAGCCATCAATCTGGATTATCCGCGGCACGAAGGTTTAGCTTTTGCGCTGTGGTTTGAGCAAACTTCGCCGGGCCGGGATTATCCGGAACGCCACCAAATCTTCATCGATCCTTACCGCGCGCAAGTTACCGGCCAACGTTTGCTAATCGATTTTCACAGGATTTGGCGCGATCCGCTGCTGGATTTCGTTTTGCGGTTGCATTACTCGTTGGGTTTAGGCGAAAGCGGCATGACGCTGATCGGTTGGATCGGCATTGCGGTGCTGCTGTCGGTGTTGGCGGGTTTGATCGTCTGGTGGCCGCAAACGGGTAAGTTTCGCTCGGCATTGACCTTCAAACGTAAAGCCAGCCGCGAACGCTTGGTTTACGACTTGCACAAAGTTTGCGGCGTCTACGGCTGCATCGTCTTGCTCGTGATCGTTGCCACCGGCATTTATCTGGAATTTCCCAGTTATGGCCGAGGCTTGATCGGCCAGTTCTCGCCGGTTGCCTCACCGTGGCCCGAATATGGCAGCCGACCGCCATCGAATCTCGACAAGCAAAAGACCATCCCTTTGTCGGAGCTGGAACAGATTGTCGATGCACATTGCCCCGCGGGCGAATTTCGTTACATTGTGTTTCCGAACGATGCAAGCGGCAGTTTCGAAGTCGCGAAGCGAGCGCCCGATGAACCGAACCGGCTTCAAGCGCAACGGCGGATTTGGATCGATCAATATAGTGGCGAGGTTCTGGCGTTACGGGACCGATCCTCACAATCCAGTGGTGATGTGTTTGTCGAATGGCTTTATCCATTACATACAGGTGAGGCATTTGGCTTAACCGGGCAGTTAATCATTCTACTAATAGGATTCGTGCCGCTGTTGCTGTATGTCACCGGTGTAATACGTTGGCTGCAGAAACGCCGCGTCAAGCGCTTGGAGGGAGGCTGA
- a CDS encoding LysR substrate-binding domain-containing protein: MNLNQLELLRVLQETDCNLSKAAEKMHVVQSAVSRQLQLFEIEVGSPLFVRQGKKLTGLTPLGEKIMEEVDLINQAKKNIQLIADDFLENSNGTLRIATTHTQAKYLLPEPIGRFRRKYPGIKIYMVQSSPDNLINLLHRHQADIAICTEKLDEDDKLVVKPCYQWHHVAVVPLGHPLAEGEISLQRLSAQPILTYTPGFTGRTTIEKSFYSAHLPLDITLAAADSDVIKTYVRLGMGVGIIAGTAYEAGKDADLVAIDLSGLIPSSTTKIAYLKQLYVPNYCRYFIDELLAEAARKSRERGEGFDDC; this comes from the coding sequence ATGAATCTTAATCAATTGGAATTGCTGCGAGTTTTGCAGGAAACCGATTGCAATTTGAGCAAAGCCGCAGAAAAAATGCACGTCGTGCAGTCGGCGGTCAGTCGGCAACTCCAGTTGTTTGAAATAGAAGTGGGCTCGCCGCTGTTCGTCAGACAGGGAAAAAAGCTGACTGGCTTGACGCCCTTGGGCGAAAAGATCATGGAAGAAGTGGATTTAATCAATCAGGCTAAAAAAAATATCCAACTGATTGCCGACGACTTTCTGGAAAATAGTAACGGTACGTTGAGGATAGCGACTACTCATACGCAGGCCAAATATTTACTGCCGGAACCGATAGGCCGGTTTAGGCGCAAATATCCGGGCATTAAAATCTATATGGTGCAATCGTCGCCGGATAATCTGATTAATTTGTTGCATCGGCATCAAGCCGACATCGCCATCTGCACCGAAAAACTGGATGAAGACGATAAATTAGTGGTTAAGCCCTGTTATCAATGGCATCACGTCGCCGTGGTGCCACTCGGTCATCCGCTGGCGGAAGGCGAGATAAGCCTACAGCGCTTATCGGCTCAACCGATTCTGACCTATACCCCAGGTTTTACCGGCCGAACAACCATAGAAAAATCCTTTTATAGCGCTCATTTGCCATTGGATATTACCTTGGCGGCCGCCGATTCCGACGTGATTAAAACCTATGTGCGCCTGGGAATGGGAGTGGGAATTATCGCCGGCACAGCATACGAAGCAGGCAAGGATGCCGATTTGGTTGCCATAGATCTGTCCGGCTTAATACCCAGTTCCACGACTAAGATTGCTTATCTGAAACAACTTTATGTGCCCAACTACTGTCGTTATTTTATCGATGAATTGTTGGCGGAAGCCGCGCGGAAAAGTCGGGAAAGGGGCGAGGGATTTGACGATTGTTAA
- a CDS encoding DUF433 domain-containing protein: protein MKTIDCLVTFAPFELTRNQRMDLANRITFNPLQCGGKPCIRGMRIRVSDILQMLGEGVSNEEILQDFPDLEHQDIHACLLYAAKRVNFERLAA from the coding sequence ATGAAAACTATTGATTGTTTGGTGACATTTGCACCATTCGAACTTACTAGGAATCAGCGTATGGATTTAGCCAATAGAATTACGTTCAACCCGTTACAATGCGGTGGCAAACCGTGTATCCGGGGTATGCGTATCCGCGTCAGCGATATTTTGCAGATGTTAGGCGAGGGTGTGAGCAATGAAGAGATTTTGCAGGATTTCCCTGACCTAGAGCATCAAGATATACATGCTTGTTTATTGTACGCCGCCAAGCGTGTGAATTTTGAACGGCTGGCGGCGTGA